The following nucleotide sequence is from Bactrocera oleae isolate idBacOlea1 chromosome 2, idBacOlea1, whole genome shotgun sequence.
TGAATTGTTTAGAACGCCGGCGCATCAGCCAATCATAGTGAGCAGCATCGTATCGAAGGTAAGCACATTAAAAGCTTCACTgccgtataaaatatatttaattatttttatttatttattattaaattataaatttattataaagctCAAGAAATCGGCCAGCAACGCAGAGGATCGTTGCCGCAAGGGCTTGCTACCATGGCACCGTAAAACGAGCAGCAGCAAAGCCCCACGTGATACTGCCGACGCGCCAGCTGAGTTCAAAGCCACAACCAATAAGCTAGCGCCACTAACCAATCATTCAATGAAAGTGGCGCCCGCACAGAACTCGCAAAGCGACATACACAGTTCGCGCTCTTCGCTCTCCTCCTTCGATGGCTTGCCAGGTGCATCGATCTTGCCCGGCACCTGCCGCGTCATCTTGAGTGATGCCTCCACGACAATGGTGCAGGCGCGCGCCAACGAAACGGTTGGCCAACTGGTCGAGCGTTTGCTGGAGAAACGTGGCCTGAGCTATCAATATTACGATGTAGTGGCGAAAGGTACTACCAAATCGATTGATTTGCAAACTTCATCACAAACGCTCGTTGGTAAAGATGTGCTTATTGAGCAGCGCGTTGCCTTCAAAATGGATTTGCCCGATCGCAAGGTAATCTCTGTGAAGAGCAAGCCCAAAAAACAATTAAACGAGGTAGTGTGTCCCATACTGCATAAATACAACTATGACATAGAAGCAGTACAAGTAGTGATGCGCGAAACTCAGGAGCCGGTTGATCTGTCGCTAACTGTAACACATGCGGATGGTCAGCGTTTGCAAGCTGTGTGGTTGAAGCCGCCACCACTACTGCATGGCAGTGACTATCAAAATGGCAATGGTTGCGCGGCAAAAGTAGCAAAAGCTTCAACATCGACGAAAAGTGTGTCCTTTCCGAGCGCGTTGAAGCAAACAAACGGCGCCACCTTACGCTCTACCAGTGGCAGTGGCAGTGGCATTCCAGTGTCGCATTCGACACAAAGTGCCTTGGATGAGATCACCAACAAAGTTTTTACCGAATTAATGCAGGTCAAGGTGGAAGCAGCAAGTGCGGAAAAAACACAGACACTGATGACGCACAATGACAAAGTCAACGAGCACGCCTCGCTTAAGGTGAGTTAGAAAGCATAACTCGAATGGAAGagttcataataatatttttttttatagtctgACGACTGCGCTTCGGAGACTTCATCAATTTTCGAACGCACACGTCGTCGTGACAACAATATTCAAAGTCTCAAACTAAAGCTGAAGAAGCGTTCAACCAGTAGCCAACATTCGGAGGATACAAACCAAAGCAGCCACACAACAGCTAGCAATGGTCAATTGGTTGCGCCAACGGCAGTGAGCGCTGCATTGTTGGACATAAAGAAACCAATCATAGCTAAGTTAAAAGCGGGTGTGAAACTACAAGTTCCCGAGCGAGTAGCTGAAAATCAAGGTGAGTAAAAATCTAAAGTTAAACTTAATTAATGCAGTAACTACtaaatatatagcatataataatactttgtttctatatttttttttagatgaaCTACTCGAAGGTCTAAAACGCGCTCAACTCGCACGCTTAGAAGATCAACGTGGAACTGAAATTAATTTCGAGCTGCCGGATTTCTTAAAGAATAAGGAAAATCTGAACGCTTCAAAGTTACGCAAGGCGAGGGCAAATCTCAGTCCCATAAACAAGCCACCCGCACATCTTTCCGTTATAACTACAGAGGAACAACCCTCACAAACAGGGCCACAACCAACACAACAAGAACGTCCTCAACCCGCACCACGTCTATCCATAACAAATAAACTGAAAGCCAATGCAACAGTGTCGTCTGTGAAGCAGGAACAGGACGCGTCTGCACAACTCAACACAGTTGAGGCTCGCCAAACACAGCCTACAATAACATTAGCAGCGAATATAACTACCACATCATTAGAATCTGAATACGCTGCTGCATTAGTGGAAACTAATAGTTCCAAAGGTCCACCACCATTGCCGCCTAAACCGAAAGTTTTGCCCATTAAGCCATCGAATTGGGGTGCTGCGGCAAGTATGTCCAACTCATCCACAGCATCAACGCCTACAACACCTTCATCGAGTATTCCAACATTACCCGCACCATTATCTAAGAACTATACAACAATGTGCTTGACTAATAGCGTTACAAACGTTGCGGAAGATGCTCCATTGCTGTTACATGTCTCGAACAAACATTTCGCGGCAAATGAAATAGCCCCACGTAAGTCCCATTTAAGCATCGCCGCTGAGCAGTCTACGTCGGCGCGATATGCTTACCTAGAAGAGCCGAGTAGCAGCTTCGTTTGAGCAAGAGCGAAAGATGTTGGGGAGAAAAAGATAGAAAGAGATGTATTATATTATGGCTTCCACACCCAATTCCATTCTCCCCTTTGGCCAATCCCTTTTCCACGTGTTTTTTaagtgatataaaataaaataattacgtaacggtataattttatatagggtatatatttacatattgtgTGCATGTTATAACACTTAatgattatttattttgcatatctCATTTTAATCCACTGATATTATTTTAACCattaattgtaaataattaaattatcatattttaatttataaaatatatatgtatgtacatagtatatatatatttgattatcTAATTTTGAATGTAGACGCtgtttaaaattcaatatttcaacaaTTCTTGAAAAACGATATTTGACGGATATTTCCACAATTCTAATTACACATTAAATATAAGGTTAAAttcataaaacaataatatttttgtaattgtaattgaacAATGTAGACTGCAAAATTACGAATAAAaccatattttgtaaaaaaaaacatatacattagTTTTGTTTTACTATGTTTATCATTATTTGTAACAATTTAAGCCGAACGTAGATGCAATTGCTGAGACAATCGTGTTTTAAATTTCCTATCCGAAAGATAGAGAACAGGAAAAGTATTTGTTTTGTTCTCTTCGCAAGCCGTGTAATTAATTAcagcgcctaaaaatatgcaaaatatttgagCGAATGTGTAGTTCACTTATTTACTGAACTTATACGCCTAAAAGTACCCAATTCACTATTAACAATGTTAAcgattttatttgtattgttgaCAAGTTCAATTCAAATCAATGGAttcttattttgtaaaaaaaataagttaagaCATTAGTACAGCAATctcttttattgtatttttcgaTAATCCAACATTTTGATTCTTAAACCTGCCAACAAATAGTACAATCAAATGGACGGACTTGCCGTCGTCGACTTAGCCGACACTGGCGTGGCCGATTCCACATTATCCAAATGCTCTTGACTTTGTTTTTCTGCACCAGCTTCTAATTTCTTATCACCGTCTGCGAGAAGTTCCAATGCCTCTTCGGGTTCTTCAATTACGCGATACGTAATCGGTGCCGGTTCCTTTGCTGGCAACCAATCTGGTATGATCTTATCATGTAAGCGCCACTTGCCATATTCATTGGAAATATGCTTTTCAAAGACTACATATTCCAGTACATCCTTAGCTAATATTTCGCTACCATGCATCAAACGGCCAAAGCGATCGTAAATAGCCAACAGTTGCTGTGTATGAAAACGCACCGTAACTTGTGCgtataaattttctttgctaatAATATCAGTGACACGAGCATGCACCAGACGTGGTGGTTCCAATGATTGTAAGAAACGCCAATGAATGGTCTTATCACGTACATTATGCATCATTTCTGGATAACAACGTTCGGTTACGAATTCACGTAACTGATGTTTATTTTTCGCTGCCATTTGATTGTGCGCTGCAATATAAATATCCTGCGCTTGACTAGCGAATTCATCTGTGCTGAATTCCTCTTCATATGAGCGTATTTTACGTACTGCCATAACGCTTTTCGATTTCTTCTCGAGAAATTCAAGCTTTTGTTTAGCACCTACTGATGAAATGAAGGACTTTTTGCCATCACCCTCTGGCGGTACGTAGGCTTCAAAAATACCGCCGGTGCAACTAATATGAAATGGGCGCTCGAGCCAAGGACGTGGTGGTAGcacaccacgttcctttaaccGGCTACGTATTTCTTCTTGCGTCAAATCACCAGGCTTTTCATGAAAATTAGGCAAGTCCAACTTTACAAATTTTTGTGCGCGTAGCTTTTTGAATTTCGGATTCCAGTGTTTCGTTTGCCTGTGACGCAATTGCTGGGACTGCAGTTGCAATAATGCTTGCATGGCCGGAGGTTGAACAAGCTTTTATGAAAGAaaccaaatatatgtatatctttaaaTTGGGGTTATGACACaatgtttttgtaaaagataGCAAATTAGTTCCTCTTTGTTACCTGCAACATTTTAATACCACAACGTGCTGAGGCTGCGAGCTccattatatacttatatacttctTTCAACTTCTATTCAAGAAAATTCACTGCACAATACCAATTATATGCTTCACGTTCAATTCCAATTCACATTCGATTTTCGGGCAAGACATCAGACGTCAAAATCAGCTGTGGGTTAGTgttgtatattttgaaattgttgtATTTGCCTATGTATATGAGTAGTTCGTTCTAACTACTGAatagattttaatatattaagaaattttaacaaaatagaacTAAACCTACATTTCTTTGCAtaaaatatacctacataaaattgaaatttaataagaGCTATCTTAGAAAACATATCTCATAGCTAAATATATCTACGGTGAATAAGTGAAATTGACAAGATGAAGCATCGCTGATTATTGATTTGTGCATTCACAATCCTCAGTTCAAGTACGCAGCAATAGAATTTGTGCTGCtccgaaaaaaatgtaaaatattgttaattgttataaataaaataataacaacatttgTGAAAAGAAAGAGAAATATCAACTATTATTtgtcgaaataaaatttatcaCGGAAACATGGATTTCCCACAGCAATTGGAAGGTAAAGGACAAAGGGTGCAACTTTTTACAAAGCGAATATCGActtgaatgaaatgaaaaagtgggTGGGCTAGAGGCAGCGGGTGGGTCCAAGCAAACAATAGCAACAGTAGGGCTTGTTGGCTACTGCAATGGAGTACGTAGAACTAATATCGAAAAGAATGGGTACACAATCCTAAATAATAATGactttgttattgttaatgTCTTACTCGCTGCCGGTGTGGTGCAAGTTGGTATTGATTTTTGCGAAAGTGCCACTGTAACCAaaataaattcacttttttaaatttgtaataatgtttttaatgtttttattttattaaagacCATGGTAAACTACAATAATTGGCACGAATtggatatattttcaaaaccttcaataaaaaattcatcCTATTTAACCCGCAAATAAAGTGGATATACATACAAAAGTGTATACATTTTTCCTGTACATTACTATTTTAAACTGCATATAGAAATTTTAGTGGAGCGACCACCATCTTCTTTTGATGTTATAATGGAATCACCGTTGTGTGCTGTCGCTGATCTGGATCGAAAGGCGCAACCAAGTAAATCTGGCAGCAAGTTCGATAATTCTTCTACGATTGAAAAAATGAATTCGAGCATGAATAGCACATTGGATGACACAACGCCAAGTGATTCTGGAGTGCAGCTGCTTGATTCTGAATCAAGCGAATTCATGGTAGAATCTATTACCTCACAAACTGGTTTCGAATTTGAAGAAATCAAATCAGGCAATGTACAAGAACGTAGCGATAGTTATGAGCAAGTTGCTGTAGTTGCACCGTCAATCCCAAATGTTAAAGAACGTCATTTTGTTAGCTCAGTATTTGAGGAAATTGTAGCCGGCTTTGACACAAACTTCAATGTTACAACAACTGACAAAACGCACAATTCAGAAGCGAATGTTCCCATTGAAGACGCCATGACTACAAGCACCTGCTCCACCTTTGATACTacagaaaatattgtatatcgGCGTAAAGCGCGCAAGGCATCCACTACACCTAAAGCGCCCAAAAAACGAGTATCCTTTCATGAAGACATACTCAAAAATACTCGCACCGACAATATACATATTGAACATGGCTTCATTACCTATAAGTCTGGCCGCAAAGCGCTACAACATATAGGAGTATCGGGACGCTATTCTTGGTGCTCAGAAGGAGATGCAGGTGCTACAGGTGGTGCAGCTGCACAATCAGAACTGTGTGCACATACTCATGAAGATGAAGTGGATCAAAATAGATGCGAACAAAGACGCCGATGTGTTGTCTATCGTAACGCATGTTCAGATGTACTAGACTATGGCAACTCGGATGTATACGATATGGAGGAGCAAAAAGCATTACAATATGATAATTCTGGTGTTTTTGAATATATGCCAAAAGAACGTGACGGTGCTTCTGATGGTGCTGGTGTAGGACATGGTGCTGAGGGGCAACAAGTGTTGTATCGGTGCTCTTGTTCTAGCTCGAATTCCAGTTTGGACTCGGACGAAAATGATAAAAACTCAAATAGGCAGCAATATGGACAAGCGAAAAGCAGTTCATGCGACTGTATTGGCATGAGCAACGCGAACAATAATATTATCGGTGAGTCATTAATTTGATTAAGATTATTTGCTTTGCCCATAGTTGAGCGGTTAttgaatacatatattatataacagacgcacatatatagtaaaaataaattaaggaaGATTTATGCTTTAGGTTTAAATTAGAATAATTAAGcgaataaataagtaaaaattaatatttccgaaaaaaatttcttttctatGAAATGAATCTAAATTTTATGATTcctgtaaaatttattattgttatatgttGTATTTtaatgtactcgtatgtgtagCATatcattttgtaaaaaatcatTACTGAAGTGCACAACCAATTTATTCAAGCTTACATCTATCTTCAGGCGATAACTGTTACTTCTCTGAACCGAACATTGATAACCTAAATGAAAATAATCCGAAAAAATCGGTGTGGAACAAGGAGAAAAAACCGAAATCAAGCTGCTTAAAGAAACCCAAACGAAACACCAATATCATTTACGAACAGGATCTAAGTACACGcgtcaaaaaatttaatgtgcaCGATATGAATCAATTAATCGACAACAGTAGCAAAATGATTATTGGTTCATTAAAAAGTATATTCACTATGCCGCTTCCAGAGCGCGGTGTACCCGAAGGTTCTGAAGATCTCCAGTCAGTTGTAGAATGCGTACCAGAATTGGAACAAGCAACACCGGAGCACAAAGCGAAACCATTAGCTGAATCATTATTTGCACCGCCTTCGCCACCACTTAAGCAAAAGCCTTTTCTAAGTAAAAGCCTTGATGGCTCTAAAAAGTCGCAGGGCGTTAAGAAATTCGTACACAATGTCGACGAGCAATTGCGTCGTAAGAATGACGAAGAGATATACGCACCGACACGTCAAAGTAGCGCAGAAAAATCCGCTATTACCGAGACACCCAGTCGAGTGTTGCAGAGGCAGGAAGAAATCGATGCAGACCAACGCCCCGATCTAGTGGGTACCTTCACACAAAACCAACTCGTCGATAAACCTACAGATGTTGACGCGACAAAGCAGCTGCCGGCGGCTGCTGACAAACCGTCACAATTTCGCAACAAATTCATTGTTAATTGTGAGAGCACAGTTTTCGAGCACACAGGTGTATCATATTGTTACGACACAAATGAAATGCTCGAACTTGATTTGGACACAGCTAGTAATACGCCTGGAAGTATTGCGTCGAGCTTgttactggaaagtgaaaccCCCATTGGACAACCGGAGCCCGATCATTTACGTAGTGCTTTCAGCGCTGCGCCCATAGCAAaaacattttcgaacttcttTCGCAGTTTTAATAAAGATTCAGTCGCAACACCCAGCACTAAGAAATCTTCAGCgactaaaaatgtaattaacGTTGTGGAAGATACACAGAGAGCAGGCGCTGCTAATAATTCTTGTAAGTACAAATTGTTTgctgttattataatataagaacattttcgtattttttacaTAACACACTTAGAACAGAATAATTCACTTGCATCCGTTTAATTATTATGCTTTTTTTCCAGTAcccaaaattcaacaaaattcatTCAACGAAGCCACCGATCTAAAACAACCTCTTAAACATCCATTGCCAAACACGTTCTCATCGTCTACAATATCCGATCTGACCAATTCTAGTGCATGCTCATTACCGCAGGCACAATCGAAAGCAACAACCAGTTCGTCACTCAACGTTGGCAGCGTAggtaataacagcaacaatagtTTGGCTATAGGACAAGATTTGCGTGGCAATgtagaaaaacaacaacgcCACTTGCCCTCGCCACTGAAAAAGCGAGCAAGTGGCGGTAATTTAGCTACACAACCGCAACGCTATGGAACAAGTCTTGTTGGCGGTGGAAATATGGCGCTTTGTCATCCCGAACCAACATTGCTCAGTCCGGATATTTTCAATTTGGGCAGCACTCCGGTCCTAGCAAACAGCACGCCTGTTGGCAGCGGTGGAGGCAGTGCTGGTGGCTACATTGGCGTACGCGGTAATGGTGGGCGCGATTCGAAGAGTACTATACTCAGCGAGGAATTTGATGATATTATAACCATAACAACGGATACGGATAAAAATGAAAGTGACATTGTCATCGTAGATTATCCGAGTGAAACGAGTGAAAGGCAATTAATGAATGACTATGCGAATCTCTTGAAGCCACCGCAACCAAACAATGCGAAAACATCGTTAATTAATCGCTTCTTACGTAATGTAACACAGAAAAAGATACTCGAATCTTCGAtacgcaaaaataatttctttgctGACAAATTACGTAGTGAGCAGAAACTCTTCTCTGGCAATTTATATGTACCAGGTGTAAGGCCTAAAAATTATGAACTGATTGACGATTTGAATGCCGAAATAGCGATGGAGATCGAAATGTCGGGTGCGAATTCGCCGCGGCACGAATTAGCACAAATTGAGAACCTACCGGGCGATGTGGCACGCTTTGAACTTGGTATTGGTGAAATATCGATTGATATATTTAATGGAAACTATTTGCATATACTAAGAGATCCTGCAGAGCAGCTTATGAAGGTGAGTTGGCGCTAAAGCGGGCAAGTCAAATATctaatataactaatatattttcttaaataattcgCAGGTCTTCAAATTATACACCGGCTATAGTCGTGAAGGCTATATGACACCGGTTTTAGTTTTCCTTACCGATCGCACATTGTACGTAACGGATTTGGTGCGCAATCGTTTATGTTCGAAATTCGTGCTCGCCTATGTCGAGCTGGATGTGATATTAGTGAGTTCGAAATTTGCAATTGCCAATGTGCCATCACTAACACTTTGCTACATTTCCAGATGGGTCCCTTTGGCAATACGGTGTTACTCAGCAATAGCGCACGCGACATGCAACAGGTATTGTTAGCTGGTGGCCCGTATCCCGCTGATGGTTTGGTAGCAAATTTGGAGATGTGCGCGCGTCGCAGTGGCTCTTCACTACCTGCTGTCGGACAATTGTCGTTTGCTCATCTTGCACCACTACAAGCATTTGTACGGGAAAATTCATCGGTTGGTGCAACAGACACTTGGATGTACTATGCGGTGGTGAATGTTCCAGCTGGCGTCCTAGGTAGTGAGCAAGAACCCTTGGGACCGCACATTAAAGGTTTTCTCATGCATCGACGCATAAAAGATCACCAGGCGAGTAATAGCGCCAGGCATATCTGGAATCCCGGTTATTTCTTGTTGAAGTAAGTTATGGCATTATCTTTAGTCTACCTATTTTaccaaatattatttgttaattagGGCTGGTGTTTTATACATGTTTAATGACTCAACTCAGAAAATACCAAGCTGGGCTGTGGCACTCGCTGAATGTCAAGGTGCACGTCGCTCTCTCAAAGCTGGGAGACCACATTGTTTCGAGATCATTTTGAAGGGTCAACTATTGCAATTAGCCGCACCGGATGAGTATGTAGCCTCGGAGTGGTTGCAAGCGCTGTTGCAAACTGCGAGTGGTGTTAGTATAATTTTTGCTAAATTCTTTTAACTCAAagtatttgtaataaatattttgtaattttgtagcTGTTTGAAATGCAGGAAAAGCATAAAACTCTTGGTTGCACGCTAGTAGTGACACAGCATCATTTGATAACTTTGCGTGAAGATTTTTCGGCGCCATTAAAGCAAATTAAGTTACATACAGCTGATACAGAAAATACGCAAAATGTAGCAAGTTGTGGCAAGGATTTTCCAGCTCGCGTCAATGATGAATACAGTCTAACAGCAGGCGAAACAGGAAGCATGGTAAGGAACTTTTACTCTAAATCGCATGTTCACTTATTTGTTGTAACCATATCATTAGAGAGCTTACGGAGATACACTCAAGATTAAAATTTACCCAGACTGGTAAATTTTCGCGTCGTCTACAAaaagctgccaaacacacactaattcaTATATGGAAATCAAACCTTACACGAACATTATAAAAAGGTTTTACCAATTTtgtaaaaagattttattttaatttttttcttttaatttttttttttttatttttttaaaaaaatttttattcttatattttttatttaatttattttttatattttttatttttattttttttttaatttcatttgttttttaatatattttttatttttatttattttttattatattttttattatatttttttttatatattttttatttttatttattttttattatattttttattatatttttttatatatatttttttttttatcaattcgtTTTGCGCGCCCACTTTATATGGGCCTGTCCAGGTAaaatttgatcttgagtgtaTCCTTTCCtctgcatatatatttaagatataaataatatgtttaattttaataaaccttaaaatattttatatttctcacAGCTAAGTTCAGCAATGAGCACACCAACCCGTTTCGCACCAAGATCTTGCTCATCAGTGAATTCAACACCCACTAAACTTTCCCAATTATCACAGTCTACAACCACATGCGCCGACAATACCACACATTCAATTTCTACAAATGCCACCACCACCAATGCCACATCATTAGCCACAACCACCAACTATTCACGACAAATTCCGACGGAATGTGCTATGCAAACGGAAACTCGTTACTCCAATATGTATAGTGTGTATGGGAAAGATTCTGGTCTAGAGATACTCACCTGTGcggatataaaagaaatgacGGGCATTAAAATACCATCGCACAATGACACATGGTGGTGTGTGCTGGAGTTCTCTTGCCAAGAGGTGCGGGACAGCACCGATGATTTGGTGGTCTTCTTTGCGAGCAGCTCGGAAATGCAACGTTTCTTACGACTGCTCGAGCAGTTGTGGCAGGCAAAGAATGTAAGTGTAATGAGAAAgcctttcaaaaatatttcaattatataatatattttcagaatGATTTATTCCCAATAACGGTGTTGGATGAGGACGACTTAATAGCTGAGCAATGCACCACGC
It contains:
- the prd1 gene encoding uncharacterized protein prd1 isoform X3; protein product: MESPLCAVADLDRKAQPSKSGSKFDNSSTIEKMNSSMNSTLDDTTPSDSGVQLLDSESSEFMVESITSQTGFEFEEIKSGNVQERSDSYEQVAVVAPSIPNVKERHFVSSVFEEIVAGFDTNFNVTTTDKTHNSEANVPIEDAMTTSTCSTFDTTENIVYRRKARKASTTPKAPKKRVSFHEDILKNTRTDNIHIEHGFITYKSGRKALQHIGVSGRYSWCSEGDAGATGGAAAQSELCAHTHEDEVDQNRCEQRRRCVVYRNACSDVLDYGNSDVYDMEEQKALQYDNSGVFEYMPKERDGASDGAGVGHGAEGQQVLYRCSCSSSNSSLDSDENDKNSNRQQYGQAKSSSCDCIGMSNANNNIIGDNCYFSEPNIDNLNENNPKKSVWNKEKKPKSSCLKKPKRNTNIIYEQDLSTRVKKFNVHDMNQLIDNSSKMIIGSLKSIFTMPLPERGVPEGSEDLQSVVECVPELEQATPEHKAKPLAESLFAPPSPPLKQKPFLSKSLDGSKKSQGVKKFVHNVDEQLRRKNDEEIYAPTRQSSAEKSAITETPSRVLQRQEEIDADQRPDLVGTFTQNQLVDKPTDVDATKQLPAAADKPSQFRNKFIVNCESTVFEHTGVSYCYDTNEMLELDLDTASNTPGSIASSLLLESETPIGQPEPDHLRSAFSAAPIAKTFSNFFRSFNKDSVATPSTKKSSATKNVINVVEDTQRAGAANNSLPKIQQNSFNEATDLKQPLKHPLPNTFSSSTISDLTNSSACSLPQAQSKATTSSSLNVGSVGNNSNNSLAIGQDLRGNVEKQQRHLPSPLKKRASGGNLATQPQRYGTSLVGGGNMALCHPEPTLLSPDIFNLGSTPVLANSTPVGSGGGSAGGYIGVRGNGGRDSKSTILSEEFDDIITITTDTDKNESDIVIVDYPSETSERQLMNDYANLLKPPQPNNAKTSLINRFLRNVTQKKILESSIRKNNFFADKLRSEQKLFSGNLYVPGVRPKNYELIDDLNAEIAMEIEMSGANSPRHELAQIENLPGDVARFELGIGEISIDIFNGNYLHILRDPAEQLMKVFKLYTGYSREGYMTPVLVFLTDRTLYVTDLVRNRLCSKFVLAYVELDVILMGPFGNTVLLSNSARDMQQVLLAGGPYPADGLVANLEMCARRSGSSLPAVGQLSFAHLAPLQAFVRENSSVGATDTWMYYAVVNVPAGVLGSEQEPLGPHIKGFLMHRRIKDHQASNSARHIWNPGYFLLKAGVLYMFNDSTQKIPSWAVALAECQGARRSLKAGRPHCFEIILKGQLLQLAAPDEYVASEWLQALLQTASGLFEMQEKHKTLGCTLVVTQHHLITLREDFSAPLKQIKLHTADTENTQNVASCGKDFPARVNDEYSLTAGETGSMLSSAMSTPTRFAPRSCSSVNSTPTKLSQLSQSTTTCADNTTHSISTNATTTNATSLATTTNYSRQIPTECAMQTETRYSNMYSVYGKDSGLEILTCADIKEMTGIKIPSHNDTWWCVLEFSCQEVRDSTDDLVVFFASSSEMQRFLRLLEQLWQAKNNDLFPITVLDEDDLIAEQCTTLYMDINRAWEPLLSAAMGYPL